The following is a genomic window from uncultured Campylobacter sp..
TCGGTATGCGTTCGCCGCTCTTTTTGGTAAGCACGAATCCGATCTTTTCGCCATCTTTTGGGCTCTGGCGGAACTGCCCCGAGAAAAACGCCGTGAAAAATGCGATCTCCTTGGTCTCGCCGCCGGTGTCTAGGTATCTCGTCCAGCCATCTTCAGGCACGTCGATCTCGGCGACGTCTCGCCCGTCTTTTGCGCCGCATTTTAAGCCCGCGCAGCCGCTAAGCGCTAATGCCGCAAGCGCGGCTAAAAATAAGTTTTTCATATTTTTCCTTCAAATAAATTTTGGCTCAAAGCAGGGCGCTCAGGCACGTAATCCGTAGGGCATTATTTTAGGCTTGCGGGATAGCCGCTAAATTTTTCGATCCAGCCGTCCTCGCCGTAGAGCTCGCCGCAAAGGCAGTAAATTTTATGGTCGATGACGGCGTTTTCGGGGTCGTTTAGTAGATTAGCCGCGTATTTTGCCGCCATAGCAAAGCCCACCGCGTTTGCCACGCCTTGGCCTAGCGGTCCCGTCGCGACCTCGACGCCTTTAGTATGGATCTCGGGGTGGTCCGGAGTTTTAGAGCCTAGCTGGCGGAAGTTTTTTTAGATCGTCAAGGCTAAGATCATAGCCGCTAAGATGCAAAAAGCTGTACACGAGCGAGCTTGCGTGACCGCCGCTAAATACGAGCCTATCGCGGTTTAGCCAGTTTGGATTTTTAGGATTGTGATTTAGAAATTTAGCCAGCACGACCATGACGTCCGCTAGCCCCATCGGCGCGCCAGGATGCCCGCTGTTTGCCTGCTGCACCATATCCGCGCATAAAAACCTTATCGTATCCGCCATCTTTTTTAGCATTTTTTCTCCTTAGTTTTTATGCGATTATACGAAAATTCGGCTTAAATTTTACGCTTTTAACGCCACCGTAAATTTTAAAAACTCGGCGAAATTTTCCTTTTCTCTTTTTAATTATTTAGCAACGGCTAGTTTGCCTGTGCCTGCGTTTTTATTTGCCTCGTTTTGGACGTTTGAGGCTTGGATAAGTTCAAATTTATATGGTGGCTCAAATGGCGGCTTAGTTAGCTTTTCACAAACGCTACCTTTTTTAGAAAGGTCTATGTTGCCGCTTTCAAAAATTGCGCCTTTGTTACATTTATAGCTTATCTTAACACCTTTTGCAAAGTAGTTGTTTTGAGCGTATATTAGCGAGCCAAAACGCACGCCAATGGCGTATTTTTGGTCATAGAAGCCATCTTTTGAGTCATAAAAGTTGTTATAGACGTGCACCTTTGCATTGCGTGCCATAGGTAAGCGTTGCGCGCAGTTGTCAAAAACGTTATGAGCGACCGTTATAGTCCTTGTTTCGCTGCTGCCGTCAGAGTCTCTTGAGCCAATTAACATCGTTTTGTCATGGTTTTCAAAGATGTTGTGCGAGATCGTGATAGCCGCACTGTCTCCCTTGATGTCGCATAGTCCGTCGTAAGTCTGCCATTTGATAAGCTCTCCACCTGCTAAATGCACATGACCAAGCTCGACCGTATCCTTAAAATGGCAGTGATCTACCCAGATGTTTTTGCTTGACTCTATGCTGACGCCGTCATATTGCGCATTAAAGCCGTCATTTTTTTGTATATCTGGAAATGGATCAAAAGCATCTTCGATCTTCATATTGCGGATCGCGATATTTTGGACATTTTTTAACAAAAGCGAGCCGCCTTTTATTCCTGAGTTTTCGCCTAAGCCGATTATTGTGGTGTTGCTAGCTACCGGCACTACGATGAGCTTTTTGTACTCGTTGGCTAAATTTTTGCGAAGCACTGCTAACTTTGGATCTTGCGAACCGTCTAAATTTGCACGGCATGAAACGCCGTAA
Proteins encoded in this region:
- a CDS encoding polysaccharide lyase family 1 protein produces the protein MFKKILFLAVSSLFAFGAETQAGEIKASDSPFGYASIGAEQNFGGYAGKESKEVVVKDRQELVKYAQMGGYVIYVDGLIDLSEGKIPQNGNSDGLDKFISEISGGEFSSYAKFMQAYGVSCRANLDGSQDPKLAVLRKNLANEYKKLIVVPVASNTTIIGLGENSGIKGGSLLLKNVQNIAIRNMKIEDAFDPFPDIQKNDGFNAQYDGVSIESSKNIWVDHCHFKDTVELGHVHLAGGELIKWQTYDGLCDIKGDSAAITISHNIFENHDKTMLIGSRDSDGSSETRTITVAHNVFDNCAQRLPMARNAKVHVYNNFYDSKDGFYDQKYAIGVRFGSLIYAQNNYFAKGVKISYKCNKGAIFESGNIDLSKKGSVCEKLTKPPFEPPYKFELIQASNVQNEANKNAGTGKLAVAK